From Stigmatopora nigra isolate UIUO_SnigA chromosome 5, RoL_Snig_1.1, whole genome shotgun sequence, a single genomic window includes:
- the uox gene encoding uricase isoform X1: protein MKDFVHVWQNVEFVQTAYGKKTVKVLCIRRQGGHHDITEIKADVQLTLKSHKDYLTGDNSDIISTDTIKNTVHALAKLKGVKTIEVFSLAICHHFLTSFDHVGRVSVFIEEAPWRRLEKDGVEHAHAFIYSPENIRFCDVEQHRNGIPVVHGGLKDMKVLKTTQSGFVGFLKDRFTTLEEATDRCLCTTVYARWRYNKVKDINFDAVWKGIKDMIIEKFAGPFEHGEYSPSVQKTLYDTQVLVLARVPEVDEIEVIMPNNHYCTIDMTKFEIENKDEILLPLDNPSGNITGTLRRKQAKL, encoded by the exons ATGAAAGATTTTGTTCACGTGTGGCAGAATGTTGAATTTGTACAAACGGCCTATGGGAAGAAGACGGTGAAGGTGTTGTGCATCAGAAGACAAGGTGGCCACCACGACATCACAGAGATCAAGGCCGACGTGCAGCTCACTCTTAAATCCCACAAGGATTATTTGACTGGAGATAACTCGGACATCATCTCTACTGACACCATCAAGAATACCGTCCATGCATTGGCCAAACTCAAGGGG GTGAAGACCATCGAGGTGTTTTCATTGGCTATTTGTCACCATTTCCTGACCTCTTTCGACCATGTGGGGAGAGTTAGTGTATTCATTGAGGAGGCACCCTGGAGAAGGTTGGAGAAg GACGGGGTGGAACATGCCCATGCTTTTATCTACAGCCCCGAAAACATTCGCTTCTGTGATGTGGAACAACACCGCAATG GCATCCCAGTGGTCCACGGTGGACTCAAGGACATGAAAGTGCTGAAAACCACTCAGTCtggttttgtgggttttctcaaagATCGCTTTACTACGCTGGAAGAGGCCACAGACAGGTGTCTGTGTACCACTGTGTATGCCAGATGGCGCTACAACAAAGTTAAAGATATCAATTTTGATGCCGTATG GAAAGGCATCAAAGATATGATTATCGAGAAGTTTGCAGGACCATTTGAACATGGAGAGTACTCACCCTCGGTGCAGAAGACTCTTTATGATACACAGGTCCTAGTCCTAGCTCGCGTTCCTGAG GTGGATGAAATTGAGGTCATCATGCCCAACAACCACTACTGCACCATTGACATGACAAAATTTGAAATTGAGAACAAGGATGAA ATTCTTCTTCCCCTTGACAACCCATCGGGAAACATCACTGGAACTTTGCGGAGGAAGCAAGCCAAGCTATGA
- the uox gene encoding uricase isoform X2, whose protein sequence is MAAASTENVEFVQTAYGKKTVKVLCIRRQGGHHDITEIKADVQLTLKSHKDYLTGDNSDIISTDTIKNTVHALAKLKGVKTIEVFSLAICHHFLTSFDHVGRVSVFIEEAPWRRLEKDGVEHAHAFIYSPENIRFCDVEQHRNGIPVVHGGLKDMKVLKTTQSGFVGFLKDRFTTLEEATDRCLCTTVYARWRYNKVKDINFDAVWKGIKDMIIEKFAGPFEHGEYSPSVQKTLYDTQVLVLARVPEVDEIEVIMPNNHYCTIDMTKFEIENKDEILLPLDNPSGNITGTLRRKQAKL, encoded by the exons AATGTTGAATTTGTACAAACGGCCTATGGGAAGAAGACGGTGAAGGTGTTGTGCATCAGAAGACAAGGTGGCCACCACGACATCACAGAGATCAAGGCCGACGTGCAGCTCACTCTTAAATCCCACAAGGATTATTTGACTGGAGATAACTCGGACATCATCTCTACTGACACCATCAAGAATACCGTCCATGCATTGGCCAAACTCAAGGGG GTGAAGACCATCGAGGTGTTTTCATTGGCTATTTGTCACCATTTCCTGACCTCTTTCGACCATGTGGGGAGAGTTAGTGTATTCATTGAGGAGGCACCCTGGAGAAGGTTGGAGAAg GACGGGGTGGAACATGCCCATGCTTTTATCTACAGCCCCGAAAACATTCGCTTCTGTGATGTGGAACAACACCGCAATG GCATCCCAGTGGTCCACGGTGGACTCAAGGACATGAAAGTGCTGAAAACCACTCAGTCtggttttgtgggttttctcaaagATCGCTTTACTACGCTGGAAGAGGCCACAGACAGGTGTCTGTGTACCACTGTGTATGCCAGATGGCGCTACAACAAAGTTAAAGATATCAATTTTGATGCCGTATG GAAAGGCATCAAAGATATGATTATCGAGAAGTTTGCAGGACCATTTGAACATGGAGAGTACTCACCCTCGGTGCAGAAGACTCTTTATGATACACAGGTCCTAGTCCTAGCTCGCGTTCCTGAG GTGGATGAAATTGAGGTCATCATGCCCAACAACCACTACTGCACCATTGACATGACAAAATTTGAAATTGAGAACAAGGATGAA ATTCTTCTTCCCCTTGACAACCCATCGGGAAACATCACTGGAACTTTGCGGAGGAAGCAAGCCAAGCTATGA